A single Lycorma delicatula isolate Av1 chromosome 12, ASM4794821v1, whole genome shotgun sequence DNA region contains:
- the LOC142332782 gene encoding uncharacterized protein LOC142332782 produces MVAVIGFCSMGTPVGTCGSGKGYVCTDLGDMVMFLYITHQMRESRVFELCLMNWEMRSRNSEVTQIILAGDFTAKSPHFVGTIHNLKWQYLGDKINALRLTCMNEDKPVICHGNSSSAIEFTFISEQHVSILCNWRILEESLSDHLIIAYEVTTEPRLVKRERVITLRSGYVRFSKVIRVKLADIVDPEELTAIVTAECDKMRVIVKVPEKRHAYWWGPELQLLRRRAWASKRVLQ; encoded by the coding sequence ATGGTTGCAGTAATTGGTTTCTGTTCAATGGGGACACCGGTAGGGACATGCGGATCTGGCAAGGGTTATGTATGCACAGATCTGGGTGATATGGTGATGTTTTTGTATATCACTCACCAAATGAGGGAGTCACGAGTTTTTGAACTTTGCTTGATGAACTGGGAAATGAGATCACGAAACTCAGAGGTAACTCAGATAATATTGGCTGGCGATTTTACTGCAAAGTCACCACATTTTGTGGGGACAATACATAACCTAAAGTGGCAGTATCTAGGTGATAAAATCAATGCTTTAAGACTGACGTGCATGAACGAGGATAAGCCAGTCATTTGTCATGGGAACAGCAGCTCTGCGATTGAATTCACCTTTATTTCTGAACAGCATGTCTCTATCCTATGCAACTGGAGAATACTAGAAGAAAGCCTGTCAGATCACCTCATAATAGCATATGAGGTCACAACGGAACCAAGACTAGTGAAGCGGGAAAGGGTAATCACCTTGAGGAGTGGGTATGTACGGTTTTCCAAAGTGATACGTGTAAAGTTGGCTGACATAGTCGATCCAGAAGAATTGACAGCAATAGTAACCGCAGAATGCGATAAGATGAGGGTTATAGTAAAAGTACCAGAAAAAAGACATGCATACTGGTGGGGACCTGAACTACAACTACTACGTAGAAGAGCCTGGGCATCCAAAAGAGTGTTACAATGA